In a single window of the Drosophila albomicans strain 15112-1751.03 chromosome 3, ASM965048v2, whole genome shotgun sequence genome:
- the LOC117572026 gene encoding LOW QUALITY PROTEIN: uncharacterized protein LOC117572026 (The sequence of the model RefSeq protein was modified relative to this genomic sequence to represent the inferred CDS: inserted 2 bases in 1 codon), with protein sequence MLSVQTAGCAGMERLGVPTRTSLSTPPDDRDQFRCRMRVDAIQARELLAVRSETVIRSNSSSSSNSSNNQQQQQQQHHNNKQQHSHHQQQQQTTTTTHDNSAATACVSFESAAWQQLQQQHQQHXNTQHSINNTYSGSNVSARGGIEATTLKYGNTGSGSYNYNSYSNKPPGDLSNSSCTSTSMSMSSCGSLSSHSNDHHQHYQHQLQQQQTPRCPHHVPLPDSEYGQDRHLQIRSSYQQSEITRSYTKPPPNKTVRDVPAEQLCAANSNYRLSTAPNTCATLAAGVATSSTYALAITHGQAATTAAAAMAAAAAAGSSSSASSTKSKPNAITKFFSRISSPKSPTSLATSTAAAGGGAQQVATVTGGGSSLASSASMSSSASSLASSAGMPACVSASSSASSLAAAPLTALPISNAATLKSTACSYGSTTSATSGGATGTSTSGVVLLESEQDETQ encoded by the exons CGGCCGGCTGCGCGGGAATGGAGCGGCTTGGCGTTCCGACCCGCACATCATTGAGCACACCACCCGACGACAG GGATCAATTTAGATGTAGAATGCGCGTGGATGCAATCCAAGCACGCGAGCTTCTGGCCGTACGTAGCGAGACTGTGATtcgtagcaacagcagcagcagtagcaacagcagtaacaatcagcaacaacagcagcagcaacatcacaacaataagcaacaacattcccaccatcagcaacaacaaca aacaacaacaacaacgcatgACAACTCCGCCGCCACCGCCTGCGTATCATTCGAGTCTGCCGCTTGGcagcaattacaacaacaacatcaacaaca gAACACGCAACATAGTATTAACAACACATACAGCGGCAGCAATGTGTCGGCCCGTGGTGGCATCGAGGCAACAACGTTAAAGTACGGCAACACGGGCAGCGGGAGCTACAACTATAACAGCTACAGCAATAAACCACCGGGCGATCTGAGCAACTCCTCCTGCACATCcacgtcgatgtcgatgtcatCGTGCGGCTCGCtgagcagccacagcaatgaTCACCATCAACATTACCAacatcagctgcagcaacagcagacgcCGCGTTGCCCACATCATGTACCACTGCCGGACAGCGAGTACGGACAGGATCGTCATCTGCAAATACGCAGCAGCTATCAG CAATCGGAAATCACACGCTCCTACACGAAGCCGCCGCCCAATAAAACCGTACGCGATGTGCCTGCCGAGCAGCTTTGTGCCGCCAACTCCAATTACCGCCTGAGCACAGCGCCGAATACATGCGCCACACTCGCCGCTGGTGTTGCCACCTCCTCCACCTATGCGCTGGCCATAACGCACGGTCAGGCggccacaacagcagctgcagcgatggcagcagcagcagcagctggctcATCATCGTCAGCATCGTCAACGAAATCCAAACCGAATGCCATAACCAAGTTCTTCTCACGCATCAGTTCACCCAAATCGCCCACGTCGCTGGCGACAAgcacagctgcagctggaggagGAGCGCAGCAAGTGGCAACCGTCACAGGCGGCGGCTCATCACTTGCCTCATCTGCCTCAATGTCGTCGTCGGCCTCATCGTTGGCCTCATCAGCGGGGATGCCCGCTTGTGTCTCGGCCTCGTCATCAGCCTCATCGCTGGCAGCCGCTCCACTGACCGCGCTGCCCATCTCCAATGCAGCCACACTTAAGAGCACAGCCTGCAGCTATGGTAGCACCACATCTGCAACATCAGGAGGAGCAACAGGGACTTCAACATCGGGTGTAGTGTTGCTGGAATCGGAGCAAGATGAGACGCAATAA
- the LOC117572589 gene encoding cytochrome b5, with translation MSQIYQLSEVAENNGKGGKPVWIIYKGNVYDVTSFLKDHPGGAELILEVAGKDATKAFNGAGHSSDAVNDLKKYKIGEVAINSQPTAKSAPPAAAKSPANEKLPPKEPMKESSSSGFLCCC, from the coding sequence ATGTCGCAGATCTATCAACTATCCGAGGTTGCCGAAAATAATGGCAAAGGCGGCAAACCTGTGTGGATCATCTACAAGGGCAACGTCTACGATGTGACTAGCTTTCTCAAGGATCATCCTGGAGGTGCTGAGCTCATACTCGAGGTGGCTGGCAAGGATGCCACCAAAGCGTTCAATGGGGCCGGACACTCTTCGGATGCGGTTAACGATTTGAAAAAGTACAAAATCGGCGAAGTGGCCATCAATTCACAGCCAACAGCAAAGTCAgcgccaccagcagcagctaaatCACCAGCAAATGAAAAGTTGCCACCAAAGGAACCTATGAAGGAGTCTTCCTCATCCGGTTTTCTGTGCTGTTGTTGA
- the LOC117572588 gene encoding enhanced level of genomic instability 1 isoform X1: MTDVNCLTSEQTTVEAAVFTTPTKNVSAATATSPFVLRAPPSAKSKLILQNMEEVLNSVKQKHREKHKRKREEKRRAAMLAEAEAAAATTTTTVNGGHVQPLREKTARENGSGTGTGMGTGAAHGKRKSSTPNVVGDKQTSIMKHFAKTEQKSTKTAATNVFELMMGARQRSLGANANGQASPTEDAVESGAAETPQSKRKQMLQEWNERKGGAKRRMADEARGDYIEQQMEQRAKRLKKMLTQPELSKQQAADPAPHSAPTKRGRGRPRTRRPSADVDSIVTAAAADVEAVEFLNKLSSPTKKRDSLLGYFPKVISPTNTTADQIVNETPKRRPRNSKSLLETPQVQQEELSTTPSGRPRRSCASKARYDYDLEPSPTKLKPSVTTTIEAAAAEEESIEIIDLDNSNPAITPKKLAPLFVRQLPKPSLDPTALRARREFLHSGVPDKIRQEQNRQRNYEQYYEETYELFPRIAHVGSEQREKRKVAKSKFKLRAEDGKELTARKPSVGTITSCSRLDFAAAPRRNLSWTPLPVVDNKRAMVKNWKNLFDRFPTFKCYNQMREKYKHFSAFDAAQDTQPMGESFVVTRRTRRSMEQQSSAQSEENVKPPATAPNGELLFTEKYKPLLFEQVLVNLTPVQELRDFLANWNGAGGGGGQRSSQTADDSLDFGNDSNSMGVNCNTMVLLGPCSSGKTNAVFALANDMNFNVLEVNAGMRRTGKKLMQELQEATQSHQIRKDAKAGAAPTQQLLQKLQLNGLKAKRQQGIEDEVRKSLILIEDADILFENTDAGFTDAIYTLAASSKRPVIIVATDENCAHLQRLMQQNTIRFHSPNALNISRFLAVLALMEDCPIELDELISLYLYNQQNLRKTLMELQFFVQSGGDTYTTKVQQQLQQPGKSPSRSPSKSARLATLDGVHIHQRLYEFYTCTQNVQHYIPFPVNFRLLRLNLNELMRSSTLLQELESVNAPASRAGVKRKSRSPKKTWLSTATTTNTTSLSTLANFYEHISTAALLEQEHGGGDGLQPHLGEELAHTLVEGAVTSCLAAKGYAYNLFDKSEERICLADQLGSYCMRSSSSRALDYEPALRSICRSEKQRAGLERRSSRFYHYLRNCTVNSVSNFATELYDAACEVLLEEESPTTTTADDAEQKTA, translated from the exons ATGACTGATGTAAATTGTCTTACAAGTGAGCAAACAACAGTAGAAGCTGCAGTAtttaccacgcccacaaaAAATGTgtcagctgcaacagcaacatcgccTTTTGTATTGAGAGCTCCGCCCAGCGCCAAATCCAAATTGATATTGCAGAACATGGAGGAAGTGCTCAACTCGGTGAAGCAGAAGCATCGTGAGAAGCACAAAAGAAAGCGTGAAGAGAAGCGACGTGCGGCAATGTTGGCCGAAGccgaagcagcagcggcaacaacaacaacaacggtaaACGGCGGCCACGTGCAACCGCTGCGCGAGAAGACGGCGCGGGAAAATGGAAGTGGAACGGGAACAGGTATGGGAACTGGAGCAGCACATGGCAAACGCAAGAGCAGCACACCAAACGTGGTTGGGGATAAACAAACGTCCATCATGAAACACTTTGCCAAGACTGAAcagaaatcaacaaaaactgCCGCCACAAACGTGTTTGAGCTGATGATGGGTGCGCGCCAACGCTCGTTGGGCGCCAATGCCAACGGGCAGGCGTCGCCAACAGAGGATGCAGTGGAAAGTGGAGCGGCTGAAACGCCGCAGTCGAAACGCAAGCAAATGCTGCAGGAATGGAATGAACGCAAAGGCGGCGCCAAGCGACGCATGGCGGACGAGGCACGTGGCGATTACATTGAGCAGCAGATGGAGCAGCGCGCCAAGCG CTTGAAGAAAATGTTGACGCAGCCGGAGCTGAGCAAACAGCAAGCAGCGGATCCTGCGCCTCATTCAGCGCCCACAAAACGTGGTCGTGGTCGTCCACGCACGCGTCGCCCCAGCGCCGATGTGGATAGCATTGTGACTGCCGCAGCTGCTGATGTGGAAGCGGTGGAGTTCCTCAATAAACTGTCCTCACCCACCAAGAAGCGTGACAGCCTATTGGGGTATTTCCCCAAGGTGATATCACCCACAAATACCACTGCCGATCAGATTGTCAACGAGACGCCGAAGCGTAGACCGCGGAACAGCAAAAGCTTGCTGGAGACACCGCAAGTGCAGCAGGAGGAGCTCAGCACGACACCTTCGGGACGTCCGAGACGTTCGTGTGCCTCAAAAGCACGCTATGATTACGACTTGGAGCCAAGTCCCACCAAATTGAAACCATCGGTGACAACGACaatcgaagcagcagcagcagaagaagaatcCATAGAAATCATTGATTTGGACAATAGTAATCCAGCAATTACGCCAAAGAAATTGGCGCCGCTTTTTGTGCGACAATTGCCCAAGCCAAGTCTAGATCCAACAGCGTTGCGTGCACGTCGGGAATTCCTGCACTCAGGAGTGCCGGACAAGATCCGGCAGGAGCAGAATCGTCAACGCAATTACGAACAGTACTATGAGGAAACTTACGAGCTCTTTCCACGCATTGCGCACGTGGGCAGCGAGCAGCGCGAGAAGCGAAAAGTGGCGAAGTCGAAGTTCAAACTGCGAGCTGAAGATGGGAAGGAGTTGACAGCCCGGAAACCAAGCGTTGGCACCATAACTAGCTGCAGTCGCTTGGATTTTGCGGCGGCACCAAGGCGCAACCTCAGCTGGACACCTTTGCCAGTGGTGGACAATAAGCGGGCGATGGTGAAGAACTGGAAGAACCTCTTTGATCGGTTTCCCACCTTCAAGTGTTACAATCAAATGCGCGAAAAGTACAAACACTTTAGCGCCTTTGATGCGGCCCAGGATACGCAACCAATGGGTGAATCCTTTGTCGTCACACGACGCACGCGGCGTTCCATGGAGCAGCAGTCGTCGGCGCAGAGTGAAGAGAATGTGAAGCCACCAGCAACGGCGCCCAATGGCGAGCTGCTCTTCACCGAGAAGTACAAACCGTTGCTGTTTGAGCAGGTGCTCGTCAATCTGACGCCCGTCCAAGAGTTGCGTGACTTTCTCGCCAATTGGAATGGCgccggcggtggcggtggtcaACGATCTTCTCAAACTGCCGACGACTCGCTGGACTTTGGCAACGACTCCAATTCGATGGGCGTCAACTGCAATACGATGGTGCTGCTGGGTCCATGCTCGAGTGGCAAAACGAACGCAGTCTTTGCGCTGGCCAACGACATGAACTTCAATGTGCTCGAGGTGAATGCGGGCATGCGACGCACTGGCAAGAAACTGATGCAGGAACTGCAGGAGGCCACGCAATCGCATCAGATACGCAAGGATGCCAAAGCGGGCGCAGCGCCAACGCAACAGTTGCTCCAGAAGCTGCAGTTGAACGGACTAAAGGCGAAGCGTCAGCAGGGCATCGAGGATGAGGTGCGCAAATCGTTGATACTCATCGAGGATGCGGACATACTGTTCGAGAACACCGACGCCGGGTTCACGGATGCGATCTACACGCTTGCGGCGAGCTCGAAGCGACCCGTCATCATTGTGGCCACCGATGAGAATTGTGCGCATCTGCAGCGTCTCATGCAACAGAACACCATCAGGTTTCATTCACCCAATGCGTTGAATATCTCACGTTTTCTTGCCGTGCTCGCTTTGATGGAAGACTGTCCCATTGAGCTGGACGAACTGATATCGCTGTATCTGTACAATCAACAGAATCTACGCAAAACTCTCATGGAACTGCAGTTCTTCGTCCAAAGCGGCGGCGATACGTACACCACAAaggtgcaacagcagctgcagcaaccgGGAAAATCGCCGAGTCGTTCGCCCAGCAAATCCGCACGCCTTGCCACGCTCGATGGCGTGCACATTCATCAAAGGCTCTACGAGTTCTACACGTGCACACAGAACGTACAGCATTACATACCATTTCCCGTCAATTTTCGCCTGTTGCGTTTGAATCTAAACGAGTTGATGCGCAGCTCCACGTTGCTGCAGGAGCTGGAAAGCGTCAATGCACCCGCATCGCGTGCTGGCGTCAAACGCAAGAGTCGTTCACCAAAGAAGACGTGGCTGAGCacggcgacaacaacgaacaccacgtcgctgtcgacgttgGCCAACTTTTATGAGCACATCTCAACGGCAGCGTTGCTGGAGCAGGAGCACGGCGGAGGCGACGGTTTGCAGCCGCATCTGGGCGAAGAGTTGGCGCACACGCTGGTCGAGGGAGCGGTGACGTCGTGTTTAGCCGCCAAAGGTTATGCCTACAATCTGTTTGACAAGTCTGAGGAGCG CATCTGTCTGGCGGATCAACTGGGCAGCTATTGCATGCGCAGCTCTTCGTCGCGCGCCTTGGATTATGAGCCGGCATTGCGAAGCATTTGTCGCAGCGAAAAACAACGTGCGGGACTCGAACGTCGCTCGAGTCGTTTTTATCATTATCTACGCAATTGTACTGTGAATAGTGTGAGCAATTTTGCCACCGAACTCTACGATGCGGCATGCGAGGTGTTGCTAGAGGAGGAAtcacccacaacaacaacagctgacgatgcagaacagaaaacagctTAA
- the LOC117572588 gene encoding enhanced level of genomic instability 1 isoform X2, translating to MEEVLNSVKQKHREKHKRKREEKRRAAMLAEAEAAAATTTTTVNGGHVQPLREKTARENGSGTGTGMGTGAAHGKRKSSTPNVVGDKQTSIMKHFAKTEQKSTKTAATNVFELMMGARQRSLGANANGQASPTEDAVESGAAETPQSKRKQMLQEWNERKGGAKRRMADEARGDYIEQQMEQRAKRLKKMLTQPELSKQQAADPAPHSAPTKRGRGRPRTRRPSADVDSIVTAAAADVEAVEFLNKLSSPTKKRDSLLGYFPKVISPTNTTADQIVNETPKRRPRNSKSLLETPQVQQEELSTTPSGRPRRSCASKARYDYDLEPSPTKLKPSVTTTIEAAAAEEESIEIIDLDNSNPAITPKKLAPLFVRQLPKPSLDPTALRARREFLHSGVPDKIRQEQNRQRNYEQYYEETYELFPRIAHVGSEQREKRKVAKSKFKLRAEDGKELTARKPSVGTITSCSRLDFAAAPRRNLSWTPLPVVDNKRAMVKNWKNLFDRFPTFKCYNQMREKYKHFSAFDAAQDTQPMGESFVVTRRTRRSMEQQSSAQSEENVKPPATAPNGELLFTEKYKPLLFEQVLVNLTPVQELRDFLANWNGAGGGGGQRSSQTADDSLDFGNDSNSMGVNCNTMVLLGPCSSGKTNAVFALANDMNFNVLEVNAGMRRTGKKLMQELQEATQSHQIRKDAKAGAAPTQQLLQKLQLNGLKAKRQQGIEDEVRKSLILIEDADILFENTDAGFTDAIYTLAASSKRPVIIVATDENCAHLQRLMQQNTIRFHSPNALNISRFLAVLALMEDCPIELDELISLYLYNQQNLRKTLMELQFFVQSGGDTYTTKVQQQLQQPGKSPSRSPSKSARLATLDGVHIHQRLYEFYTCTQNVQHYIPFPVNFRLLRLNLNELMRSSTLLQELESVNAPASRAGVKRKSRSPKKTWLSTATTTNTTSLSTLANFYEHISTAALLEQEHGGGDGLQPHLGEELAHTLVEGAVTSCLAAKGYAYNLFDKSEERICLADQLGSYCMRSSSSRALDYEPALRSICRSEKQRAGLERRSSRFYHYLRNCTVNSVSNFATELYDAACEVLLEEESPTTTTADDAEQKTA from the exons ATGGAGGAAGTGCTCAACTCGGTGAAGCAGAAGCATCGTGAGAAGCACAAAAGAAAGCGTGAAGAGAAGCGACGTGCGGCAATGTTGGCCGAAGccgaagcagcagcggcaacaacaacaacaacggtaaACGGCGGCCACGTGCAACCGCTGCGCGAGAAGACGGCGCGGGAAAATGGAAGTGGAACGGGAACAGGTATGGGAACTGGAGCAGCACATGGCAAACGCAAGAGCAGCACACCAAACGTGGTTGGGGATAAACAAACGTCCATCATGAAACACTTTGCCAAGACTGAAcagaaatcaacaaaaactgCCGCCACAAACGTGTTTGAGCTGATGATGGGTGCGCGCCAACGCTCGTTGGGCGCCAATGCCAACGGGCAGGCGTCGCCAACAGAGGATGCAGTGGAAAGTGGAGCGGCTGAAACGCCGCAGTCGAAACGCAAGCAAATGCTGCAGGAATGGAATGAACGCAAAGGCGGCGCCAAGCGACGCATGGCGGACGAGGCACGTGGCGATTACATTGAGCAGCAGATGGAGCAGCGCGCCAAGCG CTTGAAGAAAATGTTGACGCAGCCGGAGCTGAGCAAACAGCAAGCAGCGGATCCTGCGCCTCATTCAGCGCCCACAAAACGTGGTCGTGGTCGTCCACGCACGCGTCGCCCCAGCGCCGATGTGGATAGCATTGTGACTGCCGCAGCTGCTGATGTGGAAGCGGTGGAGTTCCTCAATAAACTGTCCTCACCCACCAAGAAGCGTGACAGCCTATTGGGGTATTTCCCCAAGGTGATATCACCCACAAATACCACTGCCGATCAGATTGTCAACGAGACGCCGAAGCGTAGACCGCGGAACAGCAAAAGCTTGCTGGAGACACCGCAAGTGCAGCAGGAGGAGCTCAGCACGACACCTTCGGGACGTCCGAGACGTTCGTGTGCCTCAAAAGCACGCTATGATTACGACTTGGAGCCAAGTCCCACCAAATTGAAACCATCGGTGACAACGACaatcgaagcagcagcagcagaagaagaatcCATAGAAATCATTGATTTGGACAATAGTAATCCAGCAATTACGCCAAAGAAATTGGCGCCGCTTTTTGTGCGACAATTGCCCAAGCCAAGTCTAGATCCAACAGCGTTGCGTGCACGTCGGGAATTCCTGCACTCAGGAGTGCCGGACAAGATCCGGCAGGAGCAGAATCGTCAACGCAATTACGAACAGTACTATGAGGAAACTTACGAGCTCTTTCCACGCATTGCGCACGTGGGCAGCGAGCAGCGCGAGAAGCGAAAAGTGGCGAAGTCGAAGTTCAAACTGCGAGCTGAAGATGGGAAGGAGTTGACAGCCCGGAAACCAAGCGTTGGCACCATAACTAGCTGCAGTCGCTTGGATTTTGCGGCGGCACCAAGGCGCAACCTCAGCTGGACACCTTTGCCAGTGGTGGACAATAAGCGGGCGATGGTGAAGAACTGGAAGAACCTCTTTGATCGGTTTCCCACCTTCAAGTGTTACAATCAAATGCGCGAAAAGTACAAACACTTTAGCGCCTTTGATGCGGCCCAGGATACGCAACCAATGGGTGAATCCTTTGTCGTCACACGACGCACGCGGCGTTCCATGGAGCAGCAGTCGTCGGCGCAGAGTGAAGAGAATGTGAAGCCACCAGCAACGGCGCCCAATGGCGAGCTGCTCTTCACCGAGAAGTACAAACCGTTGCTGTTTGAGCAGGTGCTCGTCAATCTGACGCCCGTCCAAGAGTTGCGTGACTTTCTCGCCAATTGGAATGGCgccggcggtggcggtggtcaACGATCTTCTCAAACTGCCGACGACTCGCTGGACTTTGGCAACGACTCCAATTCGATGGGCGTCAACTGCAATACGATGGTGCTGCTGGGTCCATGCTCGAGTGGCAAAACGAACGCAGTCTTTGCGCTGGCCAACGACATGAACTTCAATGTGCTCGAGGTGAATGCGGGCATGCGACGCACTGGCAAGAAACTGATGCAGGAACTGCAGGAGGCCACGCAATCGCATCAGATACGCAAGGATGCCAAAGCGGGCGCAGCGCCAACGCAACAGTTGCTCCAGAAGCTGCAGTTGAACGGACTAAAGGCGAAGCGTCAGCAGGGCATCGAGGATGAGGTGCGCAAATCGTTGATACTCATCGAGGATGCGGACATACTGTTCGAGAACACCGACGCCGGGTTCACGGATGCGATCTACACGCTTGCGGCGAGCTCGAAGCGACCCGTCATCATTGTGGCCACCGATGAGAATTGTGCGCATCTGCAGCGTCTCATGCAACAGAACACCATCAGGTTTCATTCACCCAATGCGTTGAATATCTCACGTTTTCTTGCCGTGCTCGCTTTGATGGAAGACTGTCCCATTGAGCTGGACGAACTGATATCGCTGTATCTGTACAATCAACAGAATCTACGCAAAACTCTCATGGAACTGCAGTTCTTCGTCCAAAGCGGCGGCGATACGTACACCACAAaggtgcaacagcagctgcagcaaccgGGAAAATCGCCGAGTCGTTCGCCCAGCAAATCCGCACGCCTTGCCACGCTCGATGGCGTGCACATTCATCAAAGGCTCTACGAGTTCTACACGTGCACACAGAACGTACAGCATTACATACCATTTCCCGTCAATTTTCGCCTGTTGCGTTTGAATCTAAACGAGTTGATGCGCAGCTCCACGTTGCTGCAGGAGCTGGAAAGCGTCAATGCACCCGCATCGCGTGCTGGCGTCAAACGCAAGAGTCGTTCACCAAAGAAGACGTGGCTGAGCacggcgacaacaacgaacaccacgtcgctgtcgacgttgGCCAACTTTTATGAGCACATCTCAACGGCAGCGTTGCTGGAGCAGGAGCACGGCGGAGGCGACGGTTTGCAGCCGCATCTGGGCGAAGAGTTGGCGCACACGCTGGTCGAGGGAGCGGTGACGTCGTGTTTAGCCGCCAAAGGTTATGCCTACAATCTGTTTGACAAGTCTGAGGAGCG CATCTGTCTGGCGGATCAACTGGGCAGCTATTGCATGCGCAGCTCTTCGTCGCGCGCCTTGGATTATGAGCCGGCATTGCGAAGCATTTGTCGCAGCGAAAAACAACGTGCGGGACTCGAACGTCGCTCGAGTCGTTTTTATCATTATCTACGCAATTGTACTGTGAATAGTGTGAGCAATTTTGCCACCGAACTCTACGATGCGGCATGCGAGGTGTTGCTAGAGGAGGAAtcacccacaacaacaacagctgacgatgcagaacagaaaacagctTAA